In one Leptospiraceae bacterium genomic region, the following are encoded:
- a CDS encoding Rpn family recombination-promoting nuclease/putative transposase, which translates to MSSENIHDKLFKATMSDRENALDFFRSYLPAELLENLDLNSLNLEKGSFIDDSLKEGFSDTLYRVGLKSGEEAYLYILFDHKSKADRYTGLQLLGYMVKIWQRYRNHSAKKKQRHQKLPMILPIVVYHGQKRWKHGLDFQSMIETPKKYERFVPRFDFLFYDLPRVADESIMGNEVLQASFYLFKYSFHPDLGENLGTILQLLERIEDENRQNRWLTIILNYLIRGPEQITLDRLEKLIESLDLEGVRKTMPTIADALEQRGYNRGEQIGYSKGEQIGYSKGKRLAELRAERAERKEKLRTALKMQEAGSELAFIVEITELEKAYLIRFFRRVGRIISD; encoded by the coding sequence ATGTCCTCAGAAAATATCCATGATAAGCTTTTCAAAGCCACTATGTCCGACAGAGAAAATGCTCTGGACTTTTTCCGGAGCTATCTTCCGGCAGAGCTACTTGAAAATTTAGATTTAAATTCCCTAAACTTGGAAAAAGGAAGCTTTATTGATGATAGTCTGAAAGAGGGGTTTTCGGATACTCTCTATCGTGTGGGTTTAAAATCCGGGGAAGAGGCTTACCTTTACATTCTTTTTGACCATAAGAGTAAAGCCGATAGGTATACCGGTCTCCAACTTCTGGGTTATATGGTAAAGATCTGGCAGCGTTATCGCAATCATTCCGCGAAGAAGAAACAGCGACACCAGAAACTACCTATGATACTACCCATAGTAGTTTACCACGGACAAAAGAGATGGAAGCATGGCCTGGATTTTCAGTCAATGATTGAAACCCCGAAAAAATATGAAAGGTTTGTGCCCAGGTTTGACTTTCTGTTTTATGACCTTCCCCGTGTAGCTGATGAATCTATTATGGGGAACGAGGTTTTACAGGCATCCTTTTACCTGTTCAAATATAGTTTTCATCCGGATCTGGGAGAAAACCTGGGAACAATTCTGCAACTTTTGGAGAGAATCGAAGACGAGAACCGTCAAAATAGATGGCTTACGATCATTCTGAATTATCTAATCCGTGGTCCGGAGCAAATAACACTTGACAGGCTGGAAAAATTAATAGAAAGTTTAGACTTAGAAGGAGTTCGAAAGACAATGCCAACCATAGCAGATGCACTTGAACAAAGAGGCTATAATAGAGGCGAGCAGATTGGCTATTCTAAAGGCGAGCAGATAGGTTATTCTAAAGGCAAGCGTCTGGCAGAATTACGGGCCGAAAGGGCTGAGCGGAAAGAAAAGCTAAGAACAGCACTCAAGATGCAAGAAGCCGGTTCCGAGCTCGCATTTATTGTCGAAATTACAGAACTCGAAAAAGCTTACCTGATACGCTTTTTCCGTCGAGTTGGTCGAATCATCAGCGACTGA
- a CDS encoding flagellar protein FlgN — MKKLSAEWLDDLVGIFKEEIRIYRDLLDIELKKKDTILKAEGKKLQEFTNQTRELISKAARLEENRMKSIQQVYEDASIEKKAEIPVLSEFLDQIDRDSNYKLKGLANDLKEVVRNLKEKLEINERLLKSRHDMYEMTMDVLKQATEVEMPSYDSGSPRGQKSRAASVLLNTRA, encoded by the coding sequence ATGAAAAAACTTTCCGCTGAATGGCTCGACGACCTTGTAGGTATTTTTAAGGAAGAAATCCGGATTTATAGGGATCTTCTGGATATAGAACTGAAGAAAAAAGATACTATATTAAAAGCCGAAGGTAAAAAGCTACAGGAATTTACCAATCAGACCCGGGAACTCATCAGTAAAGCGGCAAGGCTCGAAGAGAACCGGATGAAGTCTATTCAGCAGGTATATGAAGATGCAAGCATAGAAAAAAAGGCCGAAATCCCCGTTTTGAGCGAGTTTTTAGACCAGATCGATAGGGATTCCAATTATAAGCTAAAAGGTCTCGCTAACGACTTAAAAGAGGTCGTTCGAAACCTAAAGGAAAAATTAGAAATTAACGAAAGGCTTTTAAAATCCCGTCATGATATGTATGAAATGACTATGGATGTCTTAAAACAGGCAACCGAAGTCGAAATGCCCTCCTATGATTCGGGTTCTCCCAGGGGGCAAAAATCAAGGGCAGCTTCTGTCCTTTTAAATACCAGGGCTTAG
- the flgK gene encoding flagellar hook-associated protein FlgK, which translates to MGSTFSGIEIGKRGLSVHQQAIQTTGHNISNADDKHYARQRINSGTVDPLYEPSLNRAHVAGQIGQGSVVESIERVRDSFLDDRVMETTTEKEYWNTKSEYLRQVETIFAEPGGITIRKQLDQFWSSWEELANYPEENAHRAVVREKAMALGSRVEDTFRKLSMLRDQSNKELESRVNMLNNLVENIRNLNGRIAKAEAMGDMPNDLYDKRDKAVEELSGLSDISVGRSDKDEFMVFIGQQILVQGTKGHKIKLEGNPAKNGFLDTYWEDNGKQVLFERGRIQALFEVRDIIMREKIDQLDSLALNVKEATNEVHRDGFGLNGKTNLDFFEVKNLSRNLRGEVDNDMDGVNDSTAIFKVTGKTKIDPTKPIGISGTLTLQQNDEKSTPVYINYRPDDTMDSVIQRINQSKAGVVAYMNQDNQLSIKAKIAEDHPSRNFMIRHLEDSGNLLSGMSGILAGSGQASAFDFKRLGEINKLQANMEDISFTPHYHPSSFMKLSPEIQNNTASIAASRGKDVGGTGDYNTPNGHKDGENALLIARALRDKPVMVENDKTVGDFYNRIISKLGTEAREAKQETETQVAVLTEYENLRQSVMGVNLDEEMANMVQFQQAYNASAKIISVYTEMLDTIINRLGA; encoded by the coding sequence ATGGGTTCAACGTTTTCAGGTATAGAAATTGGTAAAAGAGGACTTTCTGTCCATCAACAGGCCATTCAAACTACCGGCCACAACATCTCCAATGCGGACGATAAACATTACGCTCGCCAGAGAATTAATTCAGGAACTGTAGATCCTTTATATGAACCCTCTCTAAACCGGGCTCATGTGGCCGGTCAAATCGGTCAGGGTTCTGTAGTGGAATCTATTGAGAGAGTCAGAGACTCCTTTCTGGATGACCGGGTAATGGAAACCACTACAGAAAAAGAATACTGGAATACAAAATCTGAATATTTACGACAGGTAGAAACTATTTTTGCCGAGCCGGGTGGCATTACCATTCGAAAACAACTCGACCAGTTCTGGTCTTCCTGGGAAGAACTGGCCAACTACCCCGAAGAAAATGCTCATAGAGCTGTTGTTCGAGAAAAAGCTATGGCTCTCGGTTCAAGGGTAGAGGATACTTTTCGCAAGTTGAGTATGCTTCGGGACCAGTCCAATAAGGAATTGGAATCGAGGGTAAATATGCTGAATAACCTCGTTGAAAATATTCGTAACTTGAACGGACGAATTGCCAAGGCTGAAGCTATGGGAGACATGCCCAATGACCTTTATGACAAAAGGGACAAGGCCGTAGAAGAGCTTTCCGGTCTTTCGGATATTTCTGTAGGCAGAAGCGACAAAGACGAGTTCATGGTCTTTATCGGTCAGCAAATTCTCGTCCAGGGAACCAAAGGCCATAAAATAAAGCTTGAGGGCAATCCTGCGAAAAATGGTTTTTTGGATACCTACTGGGAAGACAACGGAAAACAGGTGCTTTTTGAAAGGGGTCGTATCCAGGCCTTATTTGAAGTTCGTGATATTATTATGAGAGAAAAAATCGACCAACTCGATTCTCTCGCCTTAAACGTAAAAGAAGCAACGAATGAAGTTCACCGGGATGGATTCGGCCTGAATGGCAAAACCAATCTGGACTTCTTCGAAGTGAAGAACCTCTCCCGCAACTTAAGAGGGGAGGTGGACAACGATATGGACGGGGTTAATGATTCTACCGCCATATTTAAAGTGACCGGAAAAACAAAGATTGATCCGACAAAACCTATTGGAATTTCCGGAACTCTGACCCTTCAGCAAAACGATGAGAAGTCTACTCCTGTATATATCAACTATCGTCCCGATGATACCATGGATTCTGTGATCCAGAGAATCAACCAGAGCAAAGCCGGTGTAGTGGCCTATATGAACCAGGATAACCAGCTTTCTATCAAGGCAAAAATAGCAGAGGATCATCCGAGTCGTAACTTCATGATCCGTCACCTTGAAGACTCCGGTAATCTTTTAAGCGGAATGAGCGGAATTCTTGCCGGAAGTGGTCAGGCCAGTGCTTTTGATTTCAAAAGACTGGGAGAGATCAATAAACTCCAGGCAAATATGGAGGATATTTCTTTTACTCCACATTATCATCCATCTTCTTTCATGAAACTTTCTCCTGAAATCCAGAATAATACAGCCAGTATTGCAGCTTCACGCGGAAAGGATGTGGGAGGAACCGGAGACTATAATACACCGAACGGTCACAAGGACGGAGAAAATGCTCTTCTCATTGCAAGGGCTTTACGTGATAAACCCGTTATGGTGGAAAATGATAAAACGGTAGGTGATTTTTATAACCGAATTATTTCTAAATTAGGAACGGAAGCCAGGGAAGCCAAACAGGAAACCGAAACACAGGTTGCAGTACTCACCGAATACGAAAATCTTCGTCAATCCGTTATGGGAGTAAATTTGGATGAGGAAATGGCGAATATGGTGCAGTTCCAGCAGGCTTACAACGCGTCTGCAAAGATTATTTCTGTATATACCGAAATGTTAGATACTATTATTAACCGACTGGGGGCCTAA
- a CDS encoding PAS domain-containing protein codes for MKDTKFKEDDLYRILINNTDDFIYSFNLDGHYTAVNHSFCEAFKKNKSEIIGKHYSDLISSEKILDEWQRNINKVYSNQKTIQFELSMDMSDGLVHYYDIKLLPIMNKSGNIIGIHGTNRDITKRYLALEALIKNEFTLEHFLEHSQEFMGIVEALYNKSDMRYIRINKAASKYIKISQDNIKGMLSSEAGVSKDIRQYWLEKCRESECVGKPVKFEYQRELPDGIHILEATITHLHLSHFTFVISDVTEHRKAEKQIKESLEEKTILLRELYHRTKNNMQVIASMLAMERLTTDNMEYDQAIRKIEDKILAMSLVHKMLYQSYNLSNINLKDYFIELTKLLMENYNISQNIFLELELEDISVLIDVAIPCGMILSELLSNIVMHAFPTGAKGHINLSLNQDEKRIIHFHVSDNGIGVSDSFNFHSDGKHGLNNIFALVEHQLQGNINFENKNGIICRIEFNNALFFERI; via the coding sequence GTGAAAGATACGAAATTCAAAGAAGATGATTTATACAGGATCTTAATAAATAATACTGACGATTTTATTTATAGCTTTAATTTGGATGGCCACTATACTGCTGTAAATCATAGTTTTTGTGAAGCATTCAAAAAAAATAAAAGTGAAATTATAGGCAAGCATTATTCGGATCTTATTTCTTCTGAAAAGATACTTGATGAATGGCAAAGAAATATAAACAAAGTATATTCAAACCAGAAAACTATCCAATTTGAATTATCTATGGATATGTCTGATGGCTTAGTTCATTATTATGATATCAAGCTTCTCCCTATAATGAATAAAAGTGGAAATATTATCGGAATTCATGGTACGAATAGGGATATTACAAAACGCTATCTTGCCCTGGAAGCCTTAATAAAAAACGAATTTACTCTGGAACATTTTCTTGAACATTCACAGGAATTTATGGGTATTGTAGAAGCCTTATATAATAAAAGTGATATGCGCTATATAAGAATTAATAAAGCTGCCAGTAAATATATAAAAATATCTCAAGATAATATTAAAGGAATGCTTTCAAGCGAAGCAGGAGTCTCAAAAGATATAAGGCAGTACTGGTTAGAAAAATGTAGAGAATCAGAATGTGTCGGTAAGCCGGTTAAATTTGAATACCAACGTGAACTACCGGATGGAATTCATATACTGGAAGCTACGATAACTCATTTGCATTTAAGTCATTTTACTTTTGTTATTTCTGATGTTACCGAACATAGAAAAGCAGAAAAACAAATTAAAGAAAGCCTTGAAGAAAAAACTATATTATTAAGAGAACTTTATCATCGTACTAAAAATAATATGCAGGTGATCGCTTCAATGTTAGCAATGGAAAGACTAACAACAGATAATATGGAATATGATCAGGCGATTCGAAAAATTGAAGATAAAATCCTGGCAATGTCTCTTGTACATAAAATGCTTTACCAGTCTTATAATCTTTCAAATATTAATTTAAAAGATTACTTCATCGAACTAACCAAATTATTAATGGAAAATTATAATATATCACAAAATATTTTTCTTGAGTTAGAGCTTGAAGATATATCAGTATTAATAGATGTAGCCATCCCCTGCGGAATGATTCTGAGTGAGTTGCTTTCCAATATTGTAATGCACGCATTCCCAACAGGAGCGAAAGGTCATATAAATCTTAGCCTTAACCAGGATGAAAAACGAATAATTCATTTTCATGTTTCAGATAATGGCATAGGTGTTTCGGATAGCTTTAATTTTCATTCTGATGGAAAACATGGCTTGAATAATATCTTTGCACTCGTAGAGCATCAGTTACAGGGAAATATAAACTTTGAAAATAAAAATGGAATAATTTGTAGGATTGAATTCAATAACGCTCTTTTTTTTGAAAGGATTTAA